In one Micromonospora polyrhachis genomic region, the following are encoded:
- a CDS encoding LCP family protein, with translation MTDTGQDRPGHSHRWQPNRRARSRQLAVIVTVVALLAGTAYATSALLSGSDDGQPSTDTTASTTSGRSTPSASPTPEPGAGITGPLNLLLVGVDTRVSEPSWEPHGDAVLVMHIPKGLDRAYLFSLPRDLVVDIPAFPKAGFSGARTKLTHAMSYGSRDPAGRRPPNTAQGFELLATTVSRYTGINRLDAGGVLTFGGFDNLVDAVGGVDLYIDQRVVSRHRRPDGTHRASGPGGYVGPQMVYEKGQRHLTGWQALDYARQRYINGGDYSRQRHHQQLVKAVTRKILSQDLTRDPARLDQVMNAVGSGFTFQGNGRRVVDFAFALSGLSVEAMTLVELPGHSVSDGSGYLGEQLDDVSRRFIAELRAGRVADFLAANPTLVVPR, from the coding sequence ATGACAGACACCGGGCAGGATCGGCCGGGCCACAGCCACCGGTGGCAACCCAACAGACGGGCCCGCAGCCGACAGCTCGCGGTGATCGTCACGGTCGTCGCACTGCTGGCTGGCACCGCGTACGCGACCAGTGCGCTCCTCTCCGGCAGCGACGACGGCCAGCCGTCCACCGATACCACCGCCTCGACCACATCTGGGCGGTCGACTCCATCAGCCAGCCCCACCCCGGAGCCCGGTGCCGGCATCACCGGACCGCTCAACCTCCTCCTCGTCGGCGTCGACACCCGGGTCAGTGAACCGAGCTGGGAACCGCACGGCGACGCCGTACTCGTCATGCACATCCCGAAGGGACTGGACCGGGCGTACCTCTTCTCCCTCCCCCGCGACCTGGTGGTGGACATCCCGGCCTTCCCCAAGGCCGGCTTCTCCGGGGCACGGACAAAACTCACCCACGCGATGAGCTACGGCAGCCGGGACCCGGCCGGCCGCAGGCCACCCAACACGGCCCAGGGTTTCGAACTGCTCGCCACCACCGTCAGCCGGTACACCGGGATCAACCGGCTCGACGCCGGTGGCGTGCTCACCTTCGGCGGCTTCGACAACCTGGTGGACGCGGTCGGCGGCGTGGACCTCTACATCGACCAGCGGGTGGTGTCCCGGCACCGTCGACCGGACGGCACCCACCGAGCCAGCGGACCGGGCGGCTACGTCGGCCCGCAGATGGTCTACGAGAAGGGCCAGCGTCACCTGACCGGCTGGCAGGCGCTGGACTATGCGCGACAGCGCTACATCAACGGCGGCGACTACTCCCGCCAGCGCCACCATCAGCAACTTGTCAAGGCCGTCACCCGAAAGATCCTCAGCCAGGACCTGACCCGCGACCCCGCCCGGCTCGACCAGGTGATGAACGCCGTCGGCAGCGGCTTCACCTTCCAGGGAAACGGCCGACGCGTGGTCGACTTCGCGTTCGCGCTCAGTGGGCTGTCGGTCGAGGCGATGACCCTGGTCGAGTTGCCCGGACACTCGGTGAGTGACGGCAGCGGCTATCTGGGCGAGCAACTCGACGACGTCAGCCGACGGTTCATCGCCGAGTTGCGCGCCGGTCGGGTCGCGGACTTCCTGGCGGCCAATCCGACGCTCGTCGTACCGCGCTAG
- a CDS encoding NUDIX domain-containing protein — MPGSELMSPLVDALSRHRSETAAETDDVERVRSLLSSADDPWHRSTPLHLTVSAAIVHPPTRRVLLRWHVRQQAWLLVGGHADQGETDPMVVALREGQEETGLTDLTPWPTRDARDARDARDARDAAPIVHVVVVPVAPNATEPAHEHADLRFVLATDTPDAIRLENPTAELRWLSVPEAVATATKPNIRETLSRVGRLLGD, encoded by the coding sequence ATGCCCGGCAGCGAGTTGATGTCTCCGCTGGTCGATGCCCTGTCCCGCCATCGATCCGAGACGGCTGCGGAGACCGACGACGTCGAGCGGGTCCGCTCGCTGCTGTCGTCGGCCGACGATCCGTGGCACCGGTCGACGCCACTGCATTTGACCGTGTCGGCGGCGATCGTGCATCCACCGACCCGTCGGGTGCTGCTGCGCTGGCACGTACGCCAGCAGGCCTGGCTGCTGGTCGGCGGGCACGCCGACCAGGGCGAGACGGACCCGATGGTCGTCGCCCTCAGGGAGGGGCAGGAGGAGACCGGCCTCACCGACCTCACCCCCTGGCCCACCCGGGACGCCCGGGACGCCAGGGACGCCAGGGACGCCAGGGACGCCGCGCCGATCGTCCACGTCGTCGTCGTGCCGGTCGCACCGAACGCCACCGAGCCGGCCCACGAGCATGCCGACCTGCGGTTCGTGCTCGCCACCGACACACCGGACGCGATCCGGCTGGAGAACCCGACGGCGGAACTGCGCTGGCTGTCCGTCCCGGAGGCAGTGGCGACGGCCACGAAGCCCAACATCCGCGAGACGCTGTCCCGGGTCGGCCGACTGCTCGGCGACTGA
- a CDS encoding low temperature requirement protein A, whose amino-acid sequence MTSSGSAMPRRPIRARIATQIQLATGGGGVTRLELFLDLVFVYAFLNVTNLMSENLNPRGLLQGALVVLLLWRCWISCAWLGNVIQLDRGLLPPIMVMLTTAILLISIAIPEAFTDQPGGLPGPLVFAISFLLVRLVVLVLATEAQRDSMHRRGSLLRAWTPVAGSASLLLLAALLPAHLPPSSNREQIRLALFLAATVVDYISTWNVGAGSWQVVSTRHWAERHSLIMLIALGETIISIGTSRGLVGDPPITWSVIGGSLLAIVIVAVLWWTYFDIARPAVEQALEQASGVARSLLGRDAYVLLHLPMIGGLILLSLGFKHGLSATEGTTAHDWDALSTVILYSGVGLYLLGLFALEWRSIRLAGRSPLLGIVLVSALLPLAIRLPVLGALALLAAATTSLVVADRTVFRRRHRSLHEVITPTEIQGTDITPKELFFDLVFVYTFIQVIVLMARQPSVVGLVHGLTVLALLWWVWCHYAWLGSAVRSESGPVRLAVLVIVALTLVLGLAIPQAFSHVSGGLPGPLIVVTCYLLLRILHISSFWLVARRNPGLRRKVLRAAVPAAVAVALLLYSVLAFPPADEPASISPIGTVLWVTAALVELGGGYLVGRTNWQIRSVEHWTERYALIILIAFGEVVISTGLAVADQPISGPVTIAITLSVLMLSTLWWVYFGIDAILGQRIIETRTGLAQWALARDAYTYLHLPMVVGLVSLAYGLRTTLALVADRPDAGSTPLGHVTLFGGVVVYLLADQLFWWRIQRPVRWVRVGGALLVATLTPATMPLPALWALGLLTTVSIGLVMIDSIRSTGLRRALYEPPTQTR is encoded by the coding sequence ATGACCAGCAGCGGATCGGCGATGCCCCGCAGGCCGATCCGTGCCAGGATCGCCACGCAGATCCAGCTTGCCACCGGTGGCGGCGGCGTGACCCGGTTGGAGCTCTTCCTCGACCTGGTCTTCGTGTACGCCTTCCTCAACGTCACCAACCTGATGTCGGAAAACCTGAATCCCCGCGGTCTGCTTCAGGGGGCGTTGGTGGTGCTGCTGCTCTGGCGGTGCTGGATCTCATGCGCCTGGCTCGGCAACGTCATCCAACTGGATCGCGGTCTACTACCACCGATCATGGTCATGCTGACCACGGCGATCCTACTGATCAGCATTGCCATCCCGGAGGCGTTCACCGACCAGCCCGGCGGCCTGCCTGGTCCGCTCGTCTTCGCCATCAGTTTCCTACTGGTGCGCCTGGTCGTACTGGTGCTCGCGACGGAGGCGCAGCGGGACAGCATGCATAGGCGTGGGTCCCTCCTACGGGCCTGGACGCCAGTGGCAGGCAGCGCGTCGTTGCTGCTGCTCGCCGCCCTGCTGCCCGCGCACCTGCCCCCGAGCAGCAACCGAGAGCAGATCCGGCTGGCACTCTTCCTGGCTGCCACTGTCGTCGACTACATCAGCACGTGGAACGTTGGTGCGGGCAGTTGGCAGGTCGTCTCGACGCGACACTGGGCCGAACGGCACAGCCTGATCATGCTGATCGCGCTGGGCGAGACGATCATCTCGATCGGTACCAGTCGCGGTCTGGTCGGGGATCCGCCGATCACCTGGTCGGTCATTGGCGGCTCACTGCTGGCCATCGTCATCGTGGCCGTGCTGTGGTGGACCTACTTCGACATCGCCAGACCCGCCGTCGAGCAGGCGCTGGAACAGGCGTCTGGAGTCGCCAGATCACTGTTGGGTCGCGACGCCTACGTTCTGCTGCACCTGCCGATGATCGGTGGCCTCATCCTGCTTTCGCTCGGCTTCAAGCATGGCCTGAGCGCGACCGAGGGCACCACCGCACACGACTGGGACGCGTTGAGCACGGTCATCCTCTACAGCGGGGTCGGTCTCTACCTGCTCGGGCTGTTCGCCCTTGAGTGGCGTTCCATCCGCCTGGCCGGGCGTAGTCCGTTGCTCGGCATCGTTCTGGTCTCCGCTCTGCTCCCACTCGCCATCCGCCTGCCCGTGTTGGGTGCCCTGGCGCTGCTGGCGGCGGCCACCACCAGCCTGGTGGTGGCCGACCGCACCGTCTTCCGCCGCCGGCACCGCTCACTACACGAAGTGATCACGCCTACGGAGATCCAGGGCACCGACATCACGCCCAAGGAACTCTTCTTCGACCTGGTGTTCGTATACACGTTCATCCAGGTCATAGTCCTCATGGCCCGGCAACCATCCGTGGTCGGGTTGGTCCACGGGTTGACGGTCCTCGCTCTGTTGTGGTGGGTGTGGTGTCACTACGCCTGGTTGGGCAGCGCGGTACGGAGCGAGTCCGGCCCGGTACGGCTGGCGGTGCTGGTCATCGTGGCGCTGACCCTGGTGCTCGGGCTCGCCATCCCGCAGGCGTTCAGCCACGTCTCGGGCGGGCTACCCGGTCCGCTCATCGTGGTGACCTGCTACCTGCTGCTCCGCATCCTGCACATCAGCTCGTTCTGGCTGGTCGCACGGCGGAATCCGGGGTTACGCAGAAAGGTGTTGCGGGCCGCCGTCCCGGCGGCAGTGGCCGTGGCCCTGCTGCTCTACTCCGTACTGGCCTTTCCGCCGGCAGACGAGCCCGCCTCGATCAGTCCGATCGGGACGGTCCTCTGGGTCACGGCCGCCCTCGTGGAACTCGGTGGAGGTTACCTGGTCGGACGCACCAACTGGCAGATCCGCTCGGTCGAGCACTGGACCGAGCGGTACGCCCTGATCATCCTCATCGCGTTCGGCGAGGTCGTCATCTCGACGGGACTGGCCGTGGCCGATCAGCCGATCTCCGGGCCGGTCACCATCGCCATCACGCTCAGCGTCCTCATGTTGTCCACCCTCTGGTGGGTGTACTTCGGCATCGATGCCATCCTCGGACAGCGGATCATCGAGACCCGGACCGGCCTGGCCCAGTGGGCGCTGGCCCGAGACGCCTACACCTACCTACACCTGCCCATGGTCGTCGGGTTGGTGTCGTTGGCCTACGGTCTGCGCACCACCCTGGCACTGGTGGCGGACCGGCCCGACGCGGGATCGACGCCCTTGGGGCACGTCACCCTCTTCGGTGGAGTGGTCGTCTATCTTCTCGCCGACCAACTGTTCTGGTGGCGTATCCAACGTCCGGTGCGTTGGGTGCGCGTGGGCGGGGCACTGCTCGTGGCGACCCTGACGCCGGCAACGATGCCCCTGCCTGCGCTCTGGGCACTGGGCCTGCTCACCACCGTCAGCATCGGCCTCGTCATGATCGACTCGATTCGTTCCACCGGGCTTCGCCGGGCACTGTACGAGCCGCCCACCCAGACCCGATGA
- a CDS encoding M1 family metallopeptidase, with protein MSRSRRTAIAALLVSVLAVAGCTGGRGSTDPTARPDPTGSSSSSAADGIGDPYFPSYGNGGYDVASYALKVRYDPASDVLTGVATIAATATEALSRFNLDLAGLTVESVEVDGAKAGNERRDNELVVIPGQPIAKDQRFTVKVDYGGKPRPITNPALGSNGFSDTPDGAIALGQPESASTWFPVNDHPSDKATYEIEATVPAGLSALSNGIPLGVDTADGWSTWRWAERVPMASYLTTLVIGDYRVVTGTHGGKPMVTAVASSLPKGGAAEQAMARTGEVADFLVSQFGPYPFQAYGGIVVDDDRIRYALETQSRPVYGSVFFRGGPELGVVAHELAHQWFGDSVSLRRWSDMWLNEGFASYAEWLWEEHAGGRSVQQNFTTEYANTDWARPALDPGPTELFGRAVYKRGALVVHALRLTVGDEAFFRILKTWTAEKRDGIVTTDDFFTVAERVAGKPLRPVLGTWLSGTSAPPVPGG; from the coding sequence ATGAGCAGGTCCAGGCGTACGGCGATCGCCGCGCTGCTGGTGTCGGTGCTTGCGGTGGCCGGCTGCACCGGTGGTCGGGGTTCCACCGACCCGACCGCGCGGCCCGACCCCACCGGCTCAAGCTCCTCGTCCGCTGCCGACGGGATCGGTGACCCCTACTTTCCCTCGTACGGCAACGGTGGCTACGACGTGGCGAGCTATGCGCTGAAGGTGCGCTACGACCCGGCCAGCGACGTGCTGACCGGGGTCGCCACCATCGCCGCGACCGCCACCGAGGCGCTGTCCCGGTTCAACCTCGACCTGGCCGGCCTCACCGTCGAGTCGGTCGAGGTGGACGGTGCCAAGGCCGGCAACGAGCGCCGGGACAACGAACTCGTCGTCATCCCCGGCCAGCCGATCGCCAAGGACCAACGGTTCACCGTCAAGGTCGACTACGGTGGCAAGCCCCGTCCGATCACCAACCCGGCGCTCGGGTCGAACGGCTTCAGCGATACCCCGGACGGGGCGATCGCCCTCGGTCAGCCCGAATCGGCCAGCACCTGGTTCCCGGTCAACGACCACCCCTCGGACAAGGCCACCTACGAGATCGAGGCCACCGTGCCGGCGGGGCTCAGCGCACTGAGCAACGGGATACCGCTCGGGGTCGACACCGCCGACGGGTGGAGCACGTGGCGGTGGGCCGAGCGGGTGCCGATGGCCAGTTACCTGACCACCCTGGTGATCGGTGACTACCGGGTGGTCACCGGTACGCACGGCGGTAAGCCGATGGTGACCGCGGTCGCGTCGAGCCTGCCCAAGGGGGGTGCCGCCGAGCAGGCGATGGCCCGCACCGGGGAGGTGGCCGACTTCCTGGTCAGCCAGTTCGGGCCGTACCCGTTCCAGGCGTACGGCGGGATCGTGGTCGACGACGACCGGATCCGGTACGCCCTGGAGACCCAGTCCCGGCCGGTCTACGGCTCGGTGTTCTTCCGTGGCGGCCCCGAACTGGGCGTGGTCGCCCACGAACTGGCCCACCAGTGGTTCGGCGACAGTGTCTCGCTGCGCCGGTGGAGCGACATGTGGCTCAACGAGGGCTTCGCCAGCTACGCCGAGTGGCTCTGGGAGGAGCATGCCGGTGGCCGCTCGGTGCAGCAGAACTTCACCACCGAGTACGCCAACACGGACTGGGCGCGACCGGCGCTCGACCCCGGTCCGACGGAGCTGTTCGGCCGGGCGGTCTACAAGCGGGGTGCGCTCGTGGTGCACGCACTGCGGCTCACCGTCGGCGACGAGGCGTTCTTCCGGATCCTCAAGACCTGGACGGCGGAGAAGCGTGACGGCATCGTGACCACCGACGACTTCTTCACCGTTGCCGAACGGGTGGCGGGTAAACCGCTTCGTCCCGTGCTGGGCACCTGGCTGTCCGGGACCAGCGCGCCGCCCGTACCGGGTGGGTAG
- a CDS encoding FAD-dependent oxidoreductase translates to MRFDVVVIGSGFGGSVAALRAAEKGYSVAVIEAGRRFTDDEFPKTSWRLRRFLWAPKLGCHGIQRITLLRSATRREAGVLVLSGAGVGGGSLVYGNTLYEPLPDFYADPQWRDITDWQAELAPHYARAKRMLGVTTYPVQTSADRAMRAVADQMGVGHTVRPTPVGVYLGRPGEQVADPYFGGLGPDRTGCTHCGSCMTGCRVGAKNTLVKNYLWLAEERGAQVVPSTTVTSVRPAADGAGYEIETVRTGTWLPVRQRTFRANQVVFAAGALGTQRLLHKLRATGALPKLSPRVGALTRTNSEAILGAAVPRPAARRRGVDFTDGVAITSSFHPDAQTHIEPVRYGPGANLMGLLQTALVDGGPRRFRRWLGTLVRSPLTYLRLLSVRDWSRRTIIALVMQSADNSLITHYRRGWFGRRRLVTSQGHGTPNPTWIPPGNEAVRRLADEIGGIPGGSISEPFNVPMTAHILGGAAIGRSAEDGVVDAYHRVFGYPGLHVLDGAAVSANLGVNPSLTITAQAERAMSFWPNRGDPDPRPAPDGPYARIAPVAPHTPLGC, encoded by the coding sequence ATGCGCTTCGACGTGGTGGTCATCGGCTCCGGCTTCGGCGGCAGCGTGGCCGCGCTGCGGGCCGCCGAGAAGGGCTACTCGGTCGCGGTGATCGAAGCCGGTCGCCGGTTCACCGACGACGAGTTCCCGAAGACGTCGTGGCGGCTCCGGCGCTTCCTCTGGGCGCCGAAGCTGGGCTGCCACGGCATCCAGCGGATCACCCTGCTGCGCTCGGCCACCCGGCGGGAGGCGGGGGTGTTGGTGCTCTCCGGAGCCGGGGTCGGTGGTGGCTCCCTCGTCTACGGCAACACCCTCTACGAACCGCTGCCCGATTTCTACGCCGACCCACAGTGGCGGGACATCACCGACTGGCAGGCCGAACTCGCCCCGCACTACGCGCGGGCGAAACGGATGCTCGGCGTCACCACGTACCCGGTGCAGACCAGCGCGGACCGGGCGATGCGGGCGGTGGCCGACCAGATGGGGGTCGGGCACACCGTCCGCCCCACCCCGGTGGGGGTGTACCTCGGTCGGCCCGGGGAACAGGTCGCCGACCCCTACTTCGGTGGCCTCGGTCCGGACCGCACCGGCTGCACCCACTGCGGATCATGCATGACCGGATGCCGGGTCGGGGCCAAGAACACCCTGGTGAAGAACTACCTGTGGTTGGCTGAGGAGCGTGGCGCGCAGGTGGTCCCATCGACCACCGTGACGAGCGTACGGCCCGCAGCGGACGGGGCCGGCTACGAGATCGAGACGGTACGCACCGGCACCTGGCTGCCCGTCCGCCAGCGGACCTTCCGCGCCAACCAGGTCGTCTTCGCCGCCGGGGCGCTCGGCACCCAGCGGCTGTTGCACAAGCTGCGCGCTACCGGCGCGCTGCCGAAGCTCTCGCCCCGGGTCGGCGCGCTGACCCGGACCAACTCCGAGGCGATCCTCGGTGCGGCCGTGCCGCGACCGGCCGCCCGCCGCCGGGGTGTGGACTTCACCGACGGGGTGGCCATCACCAGTTCCTTCCACCCCGACGCGCAGACCCACATCGAGCCCGTCCGGTACGGTCCCGGTGCCAACCTGATGGGACTGCTCCAGACCGCACTTGTGGACGGTGGACCCCGCCGGTTCCGGCGCTGGCTGGGCACCCTGGTCCGGTCCCCGTTGACCTACCTGCGGCTGCTCTCCGTGCGGGACTGGTCCCGGCGTACCATCATCGCCCTGGTCATGCAGTCGGCCGACAACTCGCTGATCACGCACTACCGCCGGGGTTGGTTCGGTCGGCGGCGGCTGGTCACCAGCCAGGGGCACGGCACGCCCAACCCGACCTGGATTCCGCCGGGCAACGAGGCGGTACGGCGACTCGCCGACGAGATCGGCGGGATCCCCGGCGGATCGATCTCCGAGCCGTTCAACGTGCCGATGACCGCGCACATCCTCGGCGGGGCGGCGATCGGCCGGTCGGCCGAGGACGGGGTGGTCGACGCGTACCACCGGGTGTTCGGCTACCCGGGGCTGCACGTGCTGGACGGGGCGGCGGTGTCGGCGAACCTCGGCGTCAACCCGTCCCTGACCATCACCGCCCAGGCCGAGCGGGCGATGTCGTTCTGGCCCAATCGGGGTGACCCGGACCCTCGGCCGGCCCCCGACGGGCCGTATGCCCGTATCGCCCCGGTGGCACCGCACACCCCACTCGGGTGTTAG